One genomic window of Ruminococcus gauvreauii includes the following:
- a CDS encoding FtsX-like permease family protein, producing MRSALTLLRREQPQRKSSRIMLPGCSYFKTFQLRQILREKRSCLALLAGMFVSLLILVLGLNCYALCRNIQKQNAEDTKYEYMYQLKYPDDEIPENGYIAYVTGLKKEVLGYDMEIMMPLMTMMTSVSVLIFLTVMYQMMKVMLDRAARSISLMKIFGYRNREIRRLYLDGNLLLTAAGALLIIPAAKLLMDFLYPVFIANVACGVDLSWPQLLYVIVYAFILLSYYLVRAVLMKRIDMH from the coding sequence ATGCGAAGTGCGCTGACCCTGCTGCGCAGAGAACAACCGCAGAGAAAGAGCAGCCGGATCATGCTCCCCGGCTGCAGCTATTTTAAAACTTTTCAGCTTCGCCAGATACTGCGGGAAAAGCGCAGTTGTCTTGCTTTGCTTGCCGGAATGTTCGTTTCCCTGCTGATTCTGGTGCTGGGATTAAACTGTTACGCCCTGTGCCGGAATATTCAGAAACAGAATGCTGAGGATACAAAATATGAATATATGTACCAGCTGAAATATCCGGACGATGAGATCCCGGAAAATGGCTATATCGCCTACGTTACCGGTCTGAAAAAAGAAGTTTTAGGATACGATATGGAGATCATGATGCCTCTGATGACCATGATGACGAGTGTGTCTGTTTTGATTTTTCTGACCGTCATGTATCAGATGATGAAAGTAATGCTTGACCGCGCTGCCCGCAGCATATCGCTGATGAAAATATTCGGATACCGAAACAGAGAAATCCGCAGACTTTACCTGGACGGCAATTTGCTGCTGACCGCAGCAGGTGCATTGCTTATAATACCAGCTGCCAAGCTGCTCATGGATTTTCTCTATCCGGTTTTTATTGCCAATGTAGCCTGCGGTGTTGATCTGTCCTGGCCACAGCTCCTTTACGTTATCGTATATGCCTTTATACTTCTCAGTTATTATCTGGTACGCGCAGTACTCATGAAAAGGATTGATATGCATTAA
- a CDS encoding aldo/keto reductase translates to MSLTGEDIKKLGFGLMRLPQTDNVIDVEQVKVMVDKFMDAGFTYFDTAWAYAGSEDAIRQALVERYPREKFQLATKNAAWIDCSSREEAAAQFETSLKQTGAGYFDFYLLHNLGEGRTKYFDEYDMWSWIQEKKEEGLIKHAGFSFHSTPDELEAILTAHPEMEFVQLQINYADWENPAVQSRACYEVAQKHGKPVVIMEPVKGGMLATPPGPVEEILKAADPNASNASWAIRFAADLKGVITVLSGMSNVEQMEDNLSFMKTFSGLTNRERETIKKAQDALNKIPLIPCTTCNYCAKVCPQNIGISGAFTALNYLTLYKDKAAALHQENWLVDGHGKERADKCIGCGKCEEVCPQHISIREELEKVQNDLY, encoded by the coding sequence ATGAGTTTAACAGGAGAAGATATCAAAAAACTGGGTTTTGGTCTGATGCGTCTGCCGCAGACGGATAACGTGATCGACGTTGAACAGGTAAAAGTCATGGTTGATAAGTTCATGGATGCCGGATTTACTTATTTTGACACTGCATGGGCGTATGCCGGGAGCGAAGACGCGATACGGCAGGCGCTGGTAGAACGGTACCCAAGAGAGAAATTTCAGCTGGCCACAAAAAATGCGGCATGGATCGACTGCAGCAGCCGGGAAGAAGCTGCTGCACAGTTTGAGACATCATTAAAGCAGACCGGAGCAGGATATTTTGACTTTTATCTGCTGCATAACCTGGGAGAGGGCAGAACAAAATACTTTGATGAATATGACATGTGGAGCTGGATTCAGGAAAAGAAGGAAGAAGGATTGATCAAACACGCCGGATTCTCTTTCCATTCAACACCGGATGAACTGGAAGCGATACTGACAGCACACCCGGAAATGGAATTTGTTCAGCTTCAGATCAATTATGCAGACTGGGAAAATCCGGCTGTTCAGTCAAGAGCCTGCTATGAAGTGGCGCAAAAACATGGAAAACCGGTTGTTATCATGGAACCGGTCAAAGGAGGTATGCTCGCGACACCTCCGGGACCGGTGGAAGAGATTTTAAAAGCAGCAGACCCGAACGCTTCCAATGCGTCCTGGGCAATCCGGTTTGCAGCTGATCTTAAAGGCGTCATTACGGTTTTGTCCGGCATGAGTAATGTGGAACAGATGGAAGATAATCTGTCCTTTATGAAAACATTTTCCGGATTAACAAACCGTGAAAGAGAAACGATAAAAAAGGCACAGGATGCGCTGAACAAAATTCCGTTGATTCCTTGTACGACATGCAACTACTGTGCCAAGGTCTGCCCGCAGAATATCGGGATTTCCGGGGCTTTTACAGCATTGAACTATCTTACGCTTTACAAAGATAAGGCAGCCGCTCTGCACCAGGAGAACTGGCTGGTTGACGGACACGGAAAAGAACGCGCGGATAAATGCATCGGGTGCGGCAAGTGTGAGGAAGTCTGTCCGCAGCACATTTCGATACGCGAGGAACTGGAAAAGGTGCAGAATGACCTGTATTAA
- a CDS encoding ferritin: protein MLNEKVSQLLNRQVNKEFYSAYLYLYYSNFYSDRGLDGFANWYQVQAQEERDHAMLFVQYMQNNDAEITFYAIDKPDDILDSLSAPLNAALQHERYVTALIGSICEAASEAKDYRTMQFLDWFIKEQGEEETIAGDLIKKMELFGSEAKGLYMLDQELGARTYTPPTLTL, encoded by the coding sequence ATGTTAAATGAAAAAGTATCTCAGCTTTTAAACCGGCAGGTCAATAAAGAATTTTATTCCGCATATCTGTATCTGTACTATTCTAATTTTTATTCAGACAGAGGTCTTGACGGTTTTGCCAACTGGTATCAGGTTCAGGCACAGGAAGAGCGTGATCACGCCATGCTCTTTGTCCAGTACATGCAGAACAATGATGCAGAGATCACTTTTTATGCGATCGACAAGCCGGATGATATACTGGACAGCCTCTCGGCACCGCTGAACGCTGCGCTTCAGCACGAGAGATACGTGACTGCACTGATCGGCTCAATCTGTGAGGCCGCTTCTGAAGCTAAGGATTACCGTACGATGCAGTTTCTGGACTGGTTTATTAAAGAACAGGGAGAGGAAGAGACGATTGCCGGTGATCTGATCAAGAAAATGGAGCTGTTCGGCTCTGAGGCAAAGGGACTCTATATGCTCGACCAGGAACTTGGTGCGCGTACCTATACCCCTCCAACTTTGACCCTCTGA
- a CDS encoding TetR-like C-terminal domain-containing protein — MERTDRRVRKTKAQLNAGLAKLMRTKNINEITVKELVDEVDINRSTFYLHYTDIHNLLDSIEQDLLKRIQQVIEAHPVLPHNKNTFPFIADMFTILEENKEICGALLGQHGDMHFIRQIEQIIAENSIKSISHLYPAGKNDLRYYYDFCLSGCLGLLKSWMEQDNPESPEHMAELTYKMVTHAMDVFYESVE, encoded by the coding sequence ATGGAAAGGACAGACCGGAGAGTCAGAAAAACAAAAGCTCAGCTGAATGCAGGGCTCGCAAAACTGATGAGGACAAAAAATATTAATGAGATCACGGTAAAAGAACTGGTTGATGAAGTAGATATTAACCGCTCAACTTTTTATCTGCATTATACAGATATTCATAATCTGCTGGACAGTATTGAACAGGACCTCCTGAAGCGAATACAGCAGGTCATTGAAGCGCATCCTGTTCTGCCGCATAACAAGAATACATTTCCGTTTATTGCAGATATGTTTACGATTCTGGAAGAAAACAAGGAAATCTGCGGCGCCCTGCTGGGACAGCACGGGGATATGCACTTTATCCGGCAGATTGAACAGATCATTGCAGAGAACAGCATTAAATCCATCAGCCATCTATATCCTGCGGGAAAAAATGATCTGAGATATTACTATGATTTCTGTCTGTCGGGTTGTCTGGGATTACTGAAAAGCTGGATGGAGCAGGACAATCCGGAATCGCCGGAACACATGGCCGAGCTTACCTATAAGATGGTGACACACGCGATGGATGTGTTCTATGAATCTGTTGAATGA
- a CDS encoding YhgE/Pip domain-containing protein, translating to MIKREWKKLLHNKILLVVLIAIIAIPTIYTTLFLGSMWDPYGNLDKLPVAVVNHDQPAQYEGKTMDIGKNLVKNLKEDSSLAFNFVDSETAAQGLKNGTFYMVITIPEDFSQKATTLMDQTPEKMHLDYETNPGTNYIASKMSDTALQKIEESISKEVTREYTRTVFDQISESGDGIAAAADGAGKLEDGIKTARDGNAAISANLKTLADSSLTFKSGSDELNEGLLQYTDGVSRVDDGARQLNEGVDTLSDSASSGASQLADGASKLAGGITAYTDGVSQAADGANTLNDQSDTLKSGVSQISSGVSDLKGGADTLLSGVSSMSRQIGDTLPDQNTIDALSGGLTTYRQSIGQINAGLQGFTVPDTSGAAQAGAILQDDLTNAGADTGNIAAALASLTADMSNLTPEQQQAVGAIAQNAGNLSQHLTDAGSAAQSIGNALDSLSGSLGALEELKAGVSALDENADTVLGGSITAVSGMYQGLSTVKGTLDEQIIPGVTAIDSGLEEVQNGVDSDLANGIAAYTDGVSQVNEGLKELNSNSGTLKSGSDDLKSGVSELAGGLSAGVDQLKDGTGSLYSGTQELRANSSSLLTGSRQLNSGAAQISDGAGQLYDGSKTLGNGMDQLNEGSSTLKTSLKDGADQVKENSAGDDTFDMFSSPVITEKTELTEVENNGHAMAPYMMSVALWVGCIAFCIMYPLTDYNGRLKSGISWWLSKATVVTVIAVAQALVMIFLLHVCNGFAPAEMGKTIFLACLASITFMSIMYFFNICFGKVGSFAMLIFMVVQLAGSAGTYPVEISGSFVASIHKFLPFTYTVDGFRSTIAGGTSITKECLILFALLIIFTLCTVLIFQFRTRRIRAGKKCILDFMEKKGLA from the coding sequence ATGATCAAGAGAGAATGGAAAAAGTTACTGCACAACAAAATACTTCTGGTAGTATTGATTGCTATCATTGCAATCCCCACGATTTACACGACCCTGTTTCTTGGCTCAATGTGGGATCCATACGGTAATCTGGATAAACTTCCGGTGGCTGTGGTAAATCATGATCAGCCGGCACAGTACGAGGGCAAGACCATGGATATTGGTAAAAATCTGGTGAAAAACCTGAAAGAAGACTCATCCCTTGCGTTTAATTTCGTCGATTCAGAGACCGCCGCTCAGGGACTGAAAAACGGTACCTTCTATATGGTAATCACAATACCGGAAGATTTCTCACAGAAAGCAACAACTCTGATGGACCAGACTCCGGAAAAAATGCATCTGGATTATGAGACAAATCCCGGCACCAACTATATCGCATCCAAAATGAGTGATACTGCCCTGCAAAAGATCGAAGAAAGTATTTCAAAAGAAGTGACGAGGGAATACACCAGAACAGTCTTCGATCAGATTTCCGAATCCGGTGACGGAATTGCCGCGGCAGCGGACGGGGCCGGGAAGCTGGAAGACGGCATCAAAACTGCCAGAGACGGAAATGCCGCCATCAGCGCCAACCTGAAAACGCTTGCAGACAGCTCCCTGACCTTTAAAAGCGGCAGTGACGAGCTCAATGAAGGCCTCTTACAATACACCGACGGGGTTTCCAGGGTGGACGACGGAGCCCGACAGCTGAATGAGGGTGTCGATACCCTCTCCGATTCTGCCTCTTCGGGTGCCTCACAGCTTGCAGACGGTGCCTCCAAACTCGCAGGGGGGATAACGGCGTACACTGACGGTGTCTCCCAGGCTGCAGACGGAGCAAATACATTGAATGATCAGAGCGATACGCTGAAGAGCGGTGTCTCTCAGATATCTTCCGGTGTTTCAGACTTAAAAGGAGGAGCAGACACACTTCTCTCCGGTGTCAGCAGCATGAGCCGGCAGATAGGCGACACACTGCCAGATCAAAATACCATTGATGCCCTGAGCGGCGGTCTTACAACATACCGGCAGAGTATCGGACAGATCAACGCCGGACTCCAGGGATTCACTGTACCGGACACATCCGGTGCGGCGCAGGCAGGCGCCATACTCCAGGATGATCTTACGAATGCAGGCGCCGATACCGGTAATATCGCGGCAGCCCTTGCTTCACTCACCGCTGATATGTCGAACCTTACGCCTGAGCAGCAGCAGGCAGTCGGCGCTATCGCTCAGAATGCAGGCAATCTGAGCCAGCACCTGACAGACGCGGGCAGTGCAGCCCAGTCCATCGGCAATGCACTCGATTCCCTCTCCGGAAGTCTCGGTGCACTGGAAGAATTGAAAGCCGGAGTATCCGCATTAGACGAAAACGCAGACACGGTACTGGGCGGTAGCATAACCGCCGTTTCCGGAATGTATCAGGGACTCTCCACTGTGAAAGGCACGCTGGATGAGCAGATCATACCCGGCGTTACAGCTATTGATTCAGGCCTGGAAGAAGTTCAAAACGGTGTGGATTCTGATCTGGCGAATGGAATCGCAGCATACACGGACGGAGTCTCCCAGGTAAATGAGGGATTAAAAGAGCTGAATTCCAACTCTGGTACTCTGAAATCAGGCTCGGATGACCTGAAATCCGGTGTTTCCGAACTGGCCGGCGGATTGTCTGCCGGTGTTGATCAGCTGAAAGACGGTACCGGCAGTCTGTATTCCGGCACCCAGGAGCTGCGCGCAAACAGTAGTTCTCTGCTGACCGGATCCAGACAGCTGAACAGCGGCGCCGCTCAGATCAGCGATGGAGCAGGCCAGCTGTACGACGGTTCCAAAACACTTGGAAACGGCATGGATCAGCTGAACGAAGGCAGCAGTACACTGAAAACCAGTCTGAAAGACGGTGCCGACCAGGTAAAGGAAAACTCAGCCGGTGACGATACATTCGATATGTTCTCAAGCCCTGTCATAACAGAAAAGACGGAACTGACCGAGGTTGAAAATAACGGTCACGCAATGGCACCCTATATGATGTCTGTTGCTCTCTGGGTTGGATGTATTGCATTCTGCATCATGTACCCGCTGACAGACTACAACGGGCGGCTGAAGTCCGGCATCTCGTGGTGGCTCAGCAAGGCAACCGTCGTTACGGTCATAGCCGTGGCGCAGGCACTGGTCATGATTTTCCTGCTGCATGTATGCAACGGCTTTGCCCCTGCCGAGATGGGTAAAACGATATTCCTGGCATGCCTGGCATCCATAACCTTTATGTCCATCATGTATTTCTTCAACATATGCTTCGGTAAGGTCGGCAGCTTTGCGATGCTGATCTTCATGGTTGTGCAGCTTGCGGGTTCCGCCGGCACGTACCCTGTTGAGATTTCCGGATCCTTTGTGGCATCCATCCATAAGTTTCTTCCGTTCACCTACACGGTAGACGGATTCAGAAGTACGATAGCGGGCGGAACATCAATCACAAAGGAATGCCTCATCCTGTTCGCACTGCTGATCATCTTTACCCTGTGTACCGTACTGATCTTCCAGTTCCGTACCAGAAGAATACGGGCTGGCAAAAAATGTATCCTGGATTTCATGGAAAAGAAGGGATTGGCATAA
- a CDS encoding TetR/AcrR family transcriptional regulator, with the protein MRRKDDTMRDTLLSCARSTADSDGIDALSIRSIAKKAGVATGTVYNYFSSKDEILLALTEEYWKQTLSEMCTAITADSFCGQLEEIFRFLKEKIDRSAGKLMGSLSNIETAGQQRMTSMQDTLEKTLIRQMEQDPYIRKDAWDETFTMEQFARFIMMNMTLLLRMKANDIVILTAIVERTIY; encoded by the coding sequence ATGCGAAGAAAAGATGATACGATGCGTGATACGCTGCTTTCCTGCGCGCGCAGCACCGCAGATTCAGACGGCATCGATGCCCTCAGCATTCGCTCTATTGCGAAAAAGGCCGGAGTTGCTACGGGTACCGTCTACAACTACTTTTCCAGCAAGGATGAAATTCTTCTCGCACTGACAGAAGAATACTGGAAGCAGACACTGTCCGAAATGTGCACCGCAATAACAGCCGATTCGTTTTGCGGACAGCTGGAAGAAATCTTTAGGTTCTTAAAGGAGAAAATAGACCGTTCCGCCGGAAAACTCATGGGCAGCCTGAGCAATATCGAGACAGCCGGTCAGCAGAGAATGACATCCATGCAGGACACACTGGAAAAAACTCTGATCCGGCAAATGGAACAGGATCCGTACATACGTAAGGATGCCTGGGACGAAACCTTTACCATGGAACAATTCGCGCGTTTCATTATGATGAACATGACATTGCTGTTGAGAATGAAGGCAAATGACATTGTTATTCTGACAGCAATCGTAGAACGAACCATCTATTAG
- a CDS encoding ATP-binding cassette domain-containing protein yields MDHIKITGAHEGCLKNISLKIPKHTLAVFTGLSGSGKSTLLVDVLFQECQRQYLEAMSFQGIQKPKVERIQGTSPAILISQTDANKNIRSTVGTQTDVYTDLRMIFEKLGVRNCPHCGTVISSADCREEVKKAGNDFYVYMYCSKCGRRMDKITRTHFSFNTKEGACPACEGLGYIHTIKKDCVVDEKLSLEDGAVRYWEKQYGRYQTSVLYKAFAHYNLPVPTGIPVRQFSSMEKTILYEGVESDTLRRAFPDLNPPRNAASGRFEGVLPILWRRLSEKGGDVSKLSAYFDVTTCPDCEGERLCKLSRSITVNGTRLPELSVFSLEKLYQWVSELADSLSEQQSEFVNAYLLDIKTKLVRFINVGLGYLSLDRQTITLSGGELQRLRLAAALDSELSGIIYILDEPTAGLHPRDTAGLIAILKKLRDLGNTVLVIEHDVDVMEAADYIIDMGPGSGRYGGEVIATGTLKEIKQQKNSVTGSYLRSPTPGKTVFRKRTGTIRIEDADKYNLKKVSVSVPTGCITSVTGPSGSGKSTLIFGVLARGLPDFEHNRVIGLEQFDRIIKIEQSSITRMKRSNTATYTEVYTDIRSVFAGTQAAKKAGFTAKYFSFNSPGGRCENCEGLGRVNNNMLFFANTDVVCPVCRGNQFQPAVLAVTYKDCSIRDVLSLSVNEALEIFAEHQRIRKTLALLQDVGLGYLLLGQSLVTLSGGECQRLKLARELIGSSSETRNLYLLDEPTAGLHPKDVEHFLVLLNRLADNGNTVVVVEHNQQLIRNSDWIIDLGPTGGDKGGYIIFEGTPKEKMS; encoded by the coding sequence ATGGATCACATCAAGATTACCGGCGCTCATGAAGGCTGCCTGAAGAACATATCCCTGAAAATACCGAAACATACACTCGCAGTTTTTACAGGACTCTCCGGTTCTGGCAAATCAACATTGCTGGTTGATGTTCTGTTTCAGGAATGCCAAAGGCAGTATCTGGAAGCGATGTCCTTTCAGGGAATCCAAAAACCGAAGGTAGAACGGATACAGGGCACATCTCCGGCAATTTTGATTTCTCAGACAGACGCGAACAAGAATATTCGCTCAACTGTGGGAACGCAGACAGATGTTTATACCGATCTGAGAATGATCTTTGAGAAGCTTGGTGTTCGAAACTGTCCGCACTGCGGTACAGTCATATCTTCAGCTGACTGCAGGGAAGAAGTAAAAAAGGCGGGAAATGATTTTTATGTGTACATGTACTGCAGCAAATGCGGCAGGCGGATGGATAAGATCACGCGCACTCACTTCTCCTTCAATACAAAGGAAGGCGCCTGTCCAGCCTGTGAGGGACTTGGATACATCCATACGATAAAAAAAGACTGTGTCGTGGACGAGAAGCTGTCCCTGGAAGACGGTGCCGTACGATACTGGGAAAAACAATACGGCAGATATCAGACTTCTGTCCTTTATAAGGCTTTTGCGCACTATAACCTCCCGGTTCCCACCGGTATCCCCGTCCGCCAGTTCAGCAGTATGGAAAAAACCATTTTATACGAAGGCGTGGAAAGTGACACTCTCAGGCGGGCATTTCCAGATCTGAATCCTCCCAGAAATGCCGCCTCCGGAAGATTCGAGGGTGTACTGCCCATACTGTGGCGGCGGCTATCCGAAAAGGGCGGAGATGTCTCTAAGCTTTCAGCATACTTTGATGTGACAACATGCCCTGATTGTGAAGGCGAAAGGCTCTGTAAGCTCAGCCGAAGTATTACGGTTAATGGAACACGCCTTCCGGAACTCTCCGTCTTTTCTCTGGAAAAACTGTACCAGTGGGTTTCGGAATTGGCAGATTCTCTATCCGAACAGCAGTCGGAATTTGTTAACGCGTATCTTCTGGATATCAAGACCAAACTCGTCCGTTTTATCAATGTCGGACTCGGCTACCTGTCTCTCGACCGGCAGACGATCACTTTGTCCGGCGGCGAACTGCAAAGGCTGCGACTGGCGGCGGCACTGGATTCTGAACTTTCGGGCATAATCTATATCCTGGACGAGCCGACCGCAGGACTGCATCCCCGGGATACCGCAGGACTGATCGCGATTCTAAAAAAGCTGCGTGACCTGGGGAATACCGTACTTGTCATTGAACATGATGTAGATGTCATGGAGGCAGCAGATTATATCATCGATATGGGACCTGGTTCCGGCAGATATGGCGGTGAAGTAATCGCAACCGGAACACTGAAAGAAATAAAACAGCAAAAAAATTCCGTGACAGGCAGTTATCTGCGCTCCCCGACACCCGGCAAAACAGTCTTTCGAAAAAGAACCGGGACTATTCGGATAGAGGACGCTGACAAATACAATTTAAAAAAAGTCTCCGTCTCTGTTCCCACCGGCTGCATTACTTCTGTCACCGGACCCTCCGGTTCCGGAAAATCAACGCTCATCTTCGGGGTCCTCGCTCGGGGGCTGCCGGATTTTGAACATAACCGTGTAATCGGCTTGGAGCAATTTGACAGAATCATAAAGATTGAACAGTCTTCCATTACCAGAATGAAGCGCTCCAATACAGCGACATATACAGAAGTTTACACCGACATTCGATCGGTCTTTGCAGGAACACAGGCCGCAAAAAAAGCCGGATTCACTGCAAAATATTTCTCCTTCAACTCCCCCGGCGGCAGATGCGAAAACTGTGAAGGTCTCGGCCGCGTGAACAATAACATGCTGTTTTTTGCAAACACAGATGTTGTATGTCCAGTCTGCCGCGGTAATCAGTTTCAACCCGCTGTTCTGGCTGTGACGTACAAAGACTGCTCAATCAGAGACGTCCTGAGTCTCTCAGTCAATGAGGCTCTTGAAATATTTGCAGAACACCAAAGAATCAGAAAAACCCTGGCACTGCTTCAGGATGTCGGACTGGGATACCTGTTGCTGGGACAGTCTCTCGTCACCCTGTCCGGCGGTGAATGTCAGCGGCTGAAGCTTGCCAGAGAACTGATCGGCAGCTCGTCTGAAACACGTAATCTATATCTGTTGGATGAACCCACTGCCGGGCTTCACCCAAAGGATGTTGAGCATTTTCTTGTACTTCTCAACCGTCTGGCAGATAACGGTAATACAGTCGTCGTAGTCGAACACAACCAGCAGCTGATCCGCAACAGCGACTGGATCATCGATCTCGGACCAACCGGCGGTGATAAAGGCGGCTATATCATATTTGAGGGAACACCTAAAGAGAAGATGTCGTGA
- a CDS encoding DNA-3-methyladenine glycosylase I — translation MEWKDNKCRCSWANPKNERYIRYHDDEWGVPVYDDQKLFEMLILESFQAGLTWECVLNKQDAFRQAFDQFDPEKVCRYDEEKIAALQNNSDIIRNRLKIKAAVNNANVFREIQKEYGSFSDYLWHWTEGAVIYEKGAANSALSDAVSSDLKRRGMKFVGTTIIYAYMQAVGIIYSHEEGCFLEHRD, via the coding sequence ATGGAGTGGAAAGATAATAAATGCCGATGCAGTTGGGCAAATCCGAAGAATGAGCGTTACATACGATACCACGACGATGAGTGGGGTGTTCCGGTCTATGATGATCAAAAGCTGTTTGAGATGCTGATTCTGGAATCTTTTCAGGCGGGGCTGACGTGGGAGTGTGTTCTCAATAAGCAGGATGCGTTCCGGCAGGCGTTTGATCAGTTTGACCCGGAAAAAGTCTGTCGCTATGATGAGGAGAAGATTGCTGCCCTGCAGAATAATTCTGACATTATCCGCAACAGATTAAAAATAAAGGCTGCAGTGAATAATGCTAACGTGTTCAGAGAGATACAAAAGGAGTATGGGAGCTTTTCAGATTACCTGTGGCACTGGACAGAGGGAGCGGTAATCTATGAGAAAGGGGCAGCTAACTCCGCTCTGTCGGATGCGGTTTCCAGTGACTTGAAAAGGCGCGGCATGAAATTTGTGGGTACGACAATCATCTATGCGTATATGCAGGCGGTCGGAATCATCTATTCCCACGAGGAGGGCTGTTTTCTGGAACACAGAGACTGA
- a CDS encoding pyridoxamine 5'-phosphate oxidase family protein: MRDPQKTIGNLIDKQGVSFISSVDGEGFPNTKAMLPPRKREGIRVYYFTTNTSSMRAAQFKENSRACIYFCDRRFFRGVMLIGTMEVLEDSQSKEMIWQEGDTMYYPEGVTDPDYCVLRFTAERGRYYSNFKTEDFEIE, from the coding sequence ATGCGGGATCCACAGAAAACCATAGGAAATCTGATTGATAAACAGGGAGTCTCATTTATCAGCTCCGTGGACGGGGAGGGTTTTCCGAATACGAAAGCGATGCTTCCGCCGCGTAAGCGAGAAGGAATCCGGGTTTATTATTTTACGACGAATACATCATCCATGCGTGCTGCACAGTTTAAAGAAAATTCAAGAGCATGTATCTATTTTTGCGACAGACGCTTTTTCAGGGGCGTCATGCTGATTGGAACTATGGAAGTCCTGGAGGACAGTCAGAGTAAAGAAATGATCTGGCAGGAGGGTGATACCATGTATTACCCGGAGGGAGTCACCGATCCGGATTATTGTGTATTGCGATTTACAGCCGAGCGGGGGCGATATTACAGCAATTTTAAAACAGAAGATTTTGAAATAGAATAG